One Branchiostoma floridae strain S238N-H82 chromosome 1, Bfl_VNyyK, whole genome shotgun sequence genomic region harbors:
- the LOC118430428 gene encoding transmembrane protein 26-like, translating to MSVIPSLWVLEFDIMYKRFKSPDECPMFFPTVAADDNSTVVSTTIQTTHAHTATVTPNTTASHGPPSLFEVFPLDDSAWVLALHQTMLCILILGRWMLPKPGDVSRDQLSQLLLVYFGIAADILEFQLESVKEDAVKCNEGLIVMVMVFWTWSLIQFTLVLTATKTGQVVEDTKLDRINLHGCCESEVWSILVAMLMQDLPFLVVRLFLMIQYNSVHQMMIFFTAKNILVLMLQTYRWYVLMAERRAERQQLEDQGRRRQEGKSARPWETRRVHNWIDDAC from the exons ATGTCGGTCATCCCCTCCCTGTGGGTGCTGGAGTTTGACATCATGTACAAGCGGTTCAAAAGTCCCGACGAATGCCCGATGTTCTTCCCCACGGTCGCGGCGGACGACAATAGCACGGTGGTTTCCACCACCATACAAACTACTCATGCACACACGGCCACAGTCACTCCCAACACCACAGCCAGCCATGGACCGCCATCGTTATTCGAG GTCTTCCCGTTGGATGACTCTGCCTGGGTGCTCGCCCTGCACCAGACCATGCTGTGTATATTAATCCTGGGCCGCTGGATGCTGCCCAAGCCCGGGGACGTGTCTCGGGACCAACTGTCACAACTGCTGCTCGTGTACTTCGGCATAGCTGCAGACATCCTCG AGTTTCAGCTGGAGTCAGTGAAGGAGGACGCGGTGAAGTGTAACGAGGGGCTGATCGTCATGGTGATGGTGTTCTGGACATGGAGCCTGATCCAGTTCACACTGGTTCTAACCGCAACCAAAACCGGACAGGTCGTGGAGGACACCAAACTGGACCGCATCAACCTACACGGTTGCTGTGAGTCTGAG GTTTGGTCCATCCTGGTGGCCATGTTGATGCAGGACCTGCCGTTCCTGGTGGTTCGACTGTTCCTGATGATCCAGTACAACTCCGTGCATCAGATGATGATCTTTTTCACCGCCAAGAACATTCTGGTGCTGATGTTGCAG ACTTACCGCTGGTACGTGCTGATGGCGGAGCGGCGGGCGGAGCGGCAGCAGTTGGAAGATCAGGGCCGGAGACGTCAGGAAGGGAAGAGCGCCAGACCCTGGGAGACCAGGCGGGTCCACAACTGGATAGACGACGCCTGCTGA
- the LOC118426574 gene encoding uncharacterized protein LOC118426574 yields the protein MSRKSTTSAGEMGDRNANISMGNISVHPQSASSIRSKRTLPAPPPRARPSLRGARPSPSRGIQCPEGWHTFRMAAVDFFGKMLDVINTSFNIFKAILTRLLFSLHAIITIWRTEENTQEPLFWLFCLPLYFLLVEGVITIKKRKGLEWKW from the exons ATGTCGAGGAAGTCTACGACGTCCGCGGGTGAGATGGGGGACCGGAACGCCAACATTTCCATGGGGAATATCTCCGTTCACCCCCAGTCGGCCTCCTCGATACGATCGAAGCGGACGCTGCCGGCCCCTCCGCCCCGTGCCAGGCCGAGTCTGAGAGGAGCAAGACCTTCCCCGAGCCGAGGCATCCAGTG CCCGGAAGGATGGCACACGTTCCGCATGGCTGCGGTAGACTTCTTCGGGAAGATGCTGGATGTCATCAACACCAGTTTCAACATCTTCAAGGCCATCTTGACGAGGCTGCTCTTCAGCCTGCACGCCATCATCACCATCTGGCGCACGGAGGAGAACACTCAGGAGCCGCTCTTCTGGCTCTTCTGTCTCCCGCTGTACTTCCTGCTGGTGGAGGGGGTCATCACCATCAAGAAGAGGAAGGGTTTGGAGTGGAAATGGTAA
- the LOC118428754 gene encoding membrane-associated transporter protein-like, with translation MSGAVDWRKLGVRPGSEDLVRFGICFSIFVLCAVLNLFSIPEQPLRRSSSFENEVEDTNKDTTVRVLAVSYEEPLDRPCSSGNKGKYGSFGNGVEDTNKDTLVRVLTISYEPPLERLSASENKVLTVSTKDRPSDQQNGLEQGFGNRTNHSTQATLCQSEDKDTAGYVPSALEKSVSISIPTFCTSIVRMPGSLARLCLTQLLAWLGFMAIMLFFTDFMGRRVYGGHPQAAAGSEARRRYEEGVEMGCWGLTINAAACTVISGVADFSLRRLGLRTIYMCETLLFGVSMAGMVALVELTSEGWPFLLLCPAMGLMYSTLSIVPYRLLSQYHRNEQYITSGPDSSGRRGMGVDCALLTAQIQLSRVIIGAVMGPVVNAAGTLTVTVIMAAGLAFCAFLATAFLVQYET, from the exons ATGTCCGGAGCAGTCGACTGGAGGAAACTGGGGGTTCGGCCGGGATCGGAGGACCTCGTCAGGTTCGGCATCTGCTTCTCAATCTTCGTTCTCTGCGCCGTTCTTAACCTCTTCAGTATTCCCGAACAACCGCTGAGAAGGTCGAGTTCGTTCGAGAATGAAGTTGAAGATACGAACAAGGATACAACAGTACGTGTGCTCGCCGTCAGCTATGAAGAGCCGTTAGATAGACCGTGTTCGTCCGGAAATAAGGGTAAATATGGATCATTCGGGAATGGAGTTGAGGATACGAACAAGGATACACTAGTACGCGTGCTGACCATCAGCTATGAACCGCCGTTAGAAAGACTGAGTGCGTCCGAAAATAAGGTActcacagtcagcaccaaggacaggcccagCGACCAGCAGAACGGTTTGGAACAAGGGTTTGGAAATCGTACTAACCACTCCACTCAGGCGACACTCTGTCAGAGTGAAGACAAAGATACTGCAGGGTACGTGCCTTCGGCCTTGGAGAAGAGCGTTAGCATTTCTATCCCGACATTCTGTACTTCCATCGTTAGAATGCCTGGTAGTCTCGCAAGGCTCTGTCTCACGCAGCTTCTAGCCTGGCTGGGGTTCATGGCTATCATGCTGTTCTTTACGGACTTCATGGGGAGGCGGGTGTATGGCGGCCACCCACAGGCGGCGGCCGGGTCCGAGGCTAGGCGGCGGTACGAGGAAGGGGTGGAGATGGGGTGCTGGGGACTGACCATTAATGCTGCAGCGTGCACCGTCATCTCAG GTGTGGCTGATTTTTCCTTGCGCCGACTGGGCCTGAGAACTATATACATGTGCGAAACGCTGCTGTTCGGAGTGAGCATGGCGGGCATGGTGGCTCTGGTCGAGCTGACGTCCGAGGGCTGGCCGTTCCTACTGCTGTGTCCCGCGATGGGCCTCATGTACAGCACACTGAGTATCGTCCCGTACAGACTTCTCTCACAATATCACCGTAATGAACAG TACATAACTTCAGGTCCAGACAGTTCGGGCCGCCGGGGGATGGGAGTGGACTGCGCCCTCCTCACGGCACAGATCCAGCTCAGTCGGGTCATCATAGGCGCCGTCATGGGGCCAGTCGTCAACGCCGCAGGCACCCTGACTGTAACTGTCATCATGGCGGCTGGTCTGGCGTTCTGTGCCTTCTTAGCTACCGCGTTTCTTGTACAGTACGAGACTTAA